One genomic region from Balneola sp. encodes:
- a CDS encoding excinuclease ABC subunit C, translating into MELDQRYYVYILTNKRHTVLYTGKSSDLVRRVWEHKNKAVKGFTKRYNMNKLVYFEEFGSSEEAIYRENQIKAGSRQKKIELIESINPDWKDLSEGFEY; encoded by the coding sequence ATGGAATTAGATCAACGTTACTATGTATACATATTGACTAATAAGCGACACACCGTTCTTTATACCGGTAAAAGTTCTGATTTAGTTCGAAGAGTGTGGGAGCACAAGAATAAAGCAGTGAAAGGGTTTACAAAAAGATATAATATGAACAAGCTGGTCTATTTTGAAGAGTTTGGGTCAAGTGAAGAAGCTATATATAGGGAAAACCAAATTAAGGCCGGCTCCAGGCAAAAGAAGATTGAACTTATAGAGTCCATAAATCCGGATTGGAAAGATTTGTCCGAAGGATTTGAATATTAA